A single window of Acidobacteriota bacterium DNA harbors:
- the gyrA gene encoding DNA gyrase subunit A, producing MEQKDQLPLENLVQVNIEDEIKKSYLDYAMSVIIGRALPDARDGLKPVHRRILHAMNELGNSHSKPYKKSARIVGDVIGKYHPHGDVAVYDAIVRMEQDFSMRCPLVDGQGNFGSVDGDSAAAMRYTEIRMSRLAEEMLADIDKETVDFGPNYDESLTEPLVLPSKLPNLLVNGSAGIAVGMATNIPPHNLGEVVNALVHLIEHPESPVDELMTFIPGPDFPTAAFIYGRAGIREAYRTGRGILKLRARVAVEELTKGREALVVTEIPYQVNKSKLIEQIANLVKDRKVDGITDLRDESDREGMRIVIELRRDVEPAIILNNLYKHTNLQTSFGINLLAIDRNQPKLLNLRDSLVIFLDHRREVVTRRTRYELRKAKERAHILEGLKIALDHLDEVIKLIRNSKTPAEAKERLMARFKFSDVQAQAILDMRLQRLTNLEREKILEEYRQTLKLIADLEEILASPFKLMNLIKDELLALKKTYADKRRTSIVDEEAELQIEDLIPDDDSLITISHTGYIKRIPASTYRVQRRGGKGRRGMTTHATDFTEHAFVASNHSYLLVFTDRGKVHWLKVYSIPEVGTAGKGRPVVNLVKMDSEEKIADIIPVKEFSEQEYVVLATAAGIIKKTPL from the coding sequence ATGGAACAGAAGGATCAGCTGCCCCTCGAAAACCTCGTCCAGGTCAACATCGAGGACGAAATCAAGAAGTCGTACCTCGATTACGCCATGTCGGTCATCATCGGCCGCGCGCTCCCCGACGCCCGCGACGGCCTTAAGCCGGTCCACCGGCGCATCCTCCACGCCATGAACGAGCTGGGCAACTCCCACTCGAAGCCGTACAAGAAGAGCGCCCGCATCGTCGGCGACGTCATCGGTAAATATCACCCCCACGGCGACGTGGCCGTCTACGACGCCATCGTCCGCATGGAGCAGGACTTCTCCATGCGCTGCCCGCTGGTAGACGGCCAGGGAAATTTCGGCTCCGTCGACGGCGACTCCGCCGCAGCCATGCGCTACACCGAGATCCGGATGTCGCGGCTGGCCGAGGAGATGCTCGCCGATATCGACAAGGAAACGGTCGATTTCGGCCCCAACTATGACGAGTCTCTGACCGAACCGCTGGTGCTGCCCTCGAAACTGCCCAACCTGCTGGTCAACGGCTCGGCCGGCATCGCCGTGGGCATGGCCACCAACATCCCGCCCCACAATCTGGGCGAGGTGGTCAACGCCCTGGTCCATCTCATCGAGCACCCTGAATCCCCCGTCGACGAGCTGATGACGTTCATCCCCGGCCCCGACTTTCCCACCGCCGCGTTCATCTACGGCCGGGCCGGGATCCGCGAGGCGTACCGCACCGGCCGCGGCATCCTCAAGCTGCGGGCGCGGGTGGCCGTTGAGGAGCTTACCAAGGGCCGCGAGGCGCTGGTGGTCACCGAGATCCCTTACCAGGTGAACAAGAGCAAGCTCATCGAGCAGATCGCCAACCTGGTCAAGGACCGCAAAGTGGACGGGATCACCGACCTGCGCGATGAGAGCGACCGCGAGGGGATGCGCATCGTCATCGAGCTGCGCCGCGATGTCGAGCCGGCGATTATCCTGAACAACCTGTACAAGCACACCAATCTGCAAACCAGCTTCGGGATCAACCTGCTGGCCATCGACCGGAACCAGCCCAAGCTGCTGAACCTGCGCGACTCGCTCGTCATCTTCCTGGACCACCGCCGCGAGGTGGTCACCCGCCGCACGCGCTACGAGCTGCGCAAGGCCAAGGAGCGCGCGCATATCCTCGAGGGACTCAAGATCGCCCTGGACCACCTGGACGAGGTGATCAAGCTCATCCGCAACTCCAAGACGCCGGCCGAGGCCAAGGAGCGGCTGATGGCGCGCTTCAAGTTCAGCGACGTCCAGGCCCAGGCCATCCTCGACATGCGCCTCCAGCGCCTGACCAACCTCGAGCGCGAGAAGATTCTCGAGGAGTACCGCCAGACCCTCAAGCTCATCGCCGACCTGGAGGAAATCCTGGCCAGCCCGTTCAAGCTCATGAATCTGATCAAGGACGAACTGCTGGCCTTGAAGAAAACGTACGCCGACAAGCGCCGCACGAGCATCGTCGACGAGGAGGCCGAGCTCCAGATCGAGGACCTGATCCCCGACGACGACTCGCTCATCACTATCTCGCACACGGGCTACATCAAGCGCATCCCCGCCTCCACCTACCGCGTCCAGCGGCGGGGCGGCAAAGGGCGCCGCGGCATGACCACCCACGCCACCGACTTCACCGAGCACGCCTTCGTCGCCTCCAACCACAGCTACCTGCTGGTCTTCACCGACCGGGGCAAGGTGCATTGGCTCAAGGTTTACAGCATCCCCGAGGTGGGCACCGCCGGCAAGGGCCGCCCCGTCGTCAACCTGGTCAAGATGGATTCGGAGGAAAAGATCGCCGACATCATCCCGGTGAAGGAATTCTCCGAACAGGAGTACGTCGTGCTGGCCACGGCCGCCGGCATCATCAAGAAGACGCCGCT